A genome region from Oncorhynchus gorbuscha isolate QuinsamMale2020 ecotype Even-year linkage group LG26, OgorEven_v1.0, whole genome shotgun sequence includes the following:
- the LOC124015513 gene encoding protein FAM234B-like yields MAAALSRALKLPGKKGSELGEYDPLTQADSEDESEEDDLVLNYPRNGLGRGNCMGTGTSELRGSRTGRLVGDEEEAEEEEEDDDAWKERLPGKKRQEREEKGMQYWSQRETNRDEGVEDGGGLGASGGPGLGVSASADPDGKKAKVRGAIRAAFFLVPLVCAMLVVLLCAFLVPCQHGELDKRPQWEKELGDHVGGVTPPPLALWDVDNDSVEDVLIGVTQKSNNTHLSRSVGNNNEYSVVALSAFSGEVLWRRVLRDPVESIQCGLQYEAHPSPLPAGGAALRALPNSAIPLSAQRDRASGPVCLLIESAHLTAVNGTTGKKLWSVAPGEIQSQAVSLPDLQGDSVPDLLIATLPADQVSDLSLLLLSGLTGALLGHPVTFNLTTFNVSGKLIGPLFHETQLGAYYIIFGLGTVEAVSLGDIYTRATGKTPISPGLRLKDPGWEKLRKTNSSLIHISSGTEQVEFLVPLVAGLCNNHNSLDPISNLNSSRSDWVLVCGKLSSKLSVLREKDAHTEWTLTSSAIHSRPAPGQFNDDGIPDLLIQKSGAPRMRKVQVVDGASGRSLWETEFICPRLDLEGTSIMTSGQSAFLFWAGDPVRPPKNLTKTTVAPGAVQAMPVIRKLYMLHPAYPTILLELASTTDTILTAAVSYQEPQKDASYITVSSRPTSGLGPGSRVVKSTSLRAAITAGQIVRLGESSTAGVPVRPGVFEINKFFRRLTFKNH; encoded by the exons ATGGCTGCAGCTTTGTCCCGTGCTCTCAAATTGCCTG GGAAGAAGGGCTCGGAGCTTGGAGAGTATGACCCCCTCACTCAGGCCGACAGTGAGGACGAGAGCGAGGAGGACGACCTGGTCCTCAACTATCCCCGCAATGGCCTGGGGAGGGGCAACTGCATGGGTACAGGTACCTCAGAgctgagagggagcagaacagggAGGCTCgtaggggatgaagaggaggcagaggaggaagaggaggatgacgaTGCGTGGAAAGAACGGCTCCCTGGAAaaaagaggcaggagagagaggagaagggcatGCAGTACTGGAGCCAGAGGGAGACAAACAGGGATGAGGGAGTAGAGGATGGAGGGGGGCTTGGGGCCTCTGGTGGCCCTGGATTGGGTGTCAGTGCCAGTGCTGACCCGGACGGGAAGAAGGCTAAGGTGAGGGGAGCCATCCGGGCAGCGTTTTTCCTGGTGCCTCTGGTCTGTGCCATGCTGGTGGTGCTGCTGTGTGCCTTTCTGGTGCCTTGTCAGCATGGGGAACTGGACAAACGGCCACAGTGGGAGAAAGAGCTGGGTGATCATGTGGGAG GTGTTACCCCACCTCCTCTTGCACTGTGGGATGTTGACAATGACTCAGTTGAGGATGTGCTAATAGGAGTCACTCAAAAGAGCAACAATACCCATCTCTCCCGTTCTGTGGGGAACAACAACG agTACAGTGTGGTGGCCCTATCTGCATTCAGTGGTGAGGTGCTTTGGAGGAGGGTCCTCAGGGATCCTGTGGAGTCCATCCAGTGTGGGCTGCAGTACGAAGCCCACCCATCACCACTGCCAGCAGGGGGCGCTGCCCTCAGAGCCCTCCCCAACAGCGCCATTCCCCTATCTGCCCAGAGAGACCGAGCTAGCGGCCCCGTGTGTCTGCTCATCGAGTCTGCACACCTCACTGCTGTCAACGGCACCACAG GGAAGAAGCTGTGGTCGGTAGCACCAGGGGAGATCCAGTCCCAGGCAGTTTCTCTGCCAGATCTCCAAGGTGACTCTGTTCCTGACTTACTGATTGCCACTTTACCTGCTGACCAG GTGTCTGACCTCTCACTGCTCCTGCTGTCTGGGCTGACTGGAGCTCTGCTTGGACATCCCGTGACCTTTAACCTCACAACCTTTAATGTCTCTGGAAAGCTGATTGGTCCCCTGTTTCATGAGACACAGCTGGGGGCATATTACATTATATTTGGACTAG GCACTGTAGAGGCTGTATCCCTGGGAGATATTTACACTCGGGCTACTGGAAAAACACCCATATCCCCTGGTCTGAGACTGAAGGACCCCGGCTGGGAGAAGCTTAGGAAAACCAACTCCTCCCTCATACACATCTCCAG TGGAACTGAGCAAGTGGAGTTCTTGGTCCCCCTAGTGGCTGGCTTGTGTAACAACCACAACAGCCTGGACCCTATCTCCAACCTCAACTCTAGCCGCAGTGACTGGGTGCTGGTGTGTGGCAAGCTCTCCAGCAAGCTCTCTGTGCTGAGAGAGAAGGACGCACACACCGAGTGGACTCTTACCTCCTCAGCCATACACAG TCGTCCAGCACCAGGCCAATTCAACGATGATGGAATCCCAGATCTCCTCATACAGAAGTCTGGCGCCCCTAGAATGAGAAAA GTTCAGGTGGTTGATGGAGCCAGTGGGCGTAGTCTGTGGGAGACAGAGTTTATTTGTCCACGCCTTGACCTGGAAGGTACCTCAATCATGACATCTGGTCAATCAGCTTTCCTTTTCTGGGCCGGTGACCCTGTCAGACCACCAAAGAACCTCACCAAGACAACT GTGGCACCAGGAGCGGTTCAAGCCATGCCAGTCATCCGAAAGCTCTACATGTTACATCCTGCATATCCCACAATCCTCCTGGAGCTCGCCAGCACCACAGACACCATTCTTACTGCTGCAG TAAGTTACCAGGAGCCGCAGAAGGATGCCTCCTACATTACTGTGTCCTCCCGGCCTACCTCTGGCCTGGGGCCTGGGTCTCGGGTGGTGAAGAGCACGAGCCTCAGGGCAGCAATCACTGCTGGACAGATTGTGAGGCTGGGAGAGAGCAGCACCGCAGGGGTACCAGTCAGACCTGGAGTATTTGAGATAAACAAGTTCTTCAGGCGTCTCACCTTCAAAAACCATTAG